The following proteins are co-located in the Cyprinus carpio isolate SPL01 chromosome B19, ASM1834038v1, whole genome shotgun sequence genome:
- the seh1l gene encoding nucleoporin SEH1 isoform X1, translating to MFVAKSIAADHKDLIHDVSYDFHGRRMATCSSDQSVKVWDKGDDGEWHCTASWKTHSGSVWRVTWAHPEFGQVLASCSFDRTAAVWEEIVGESNDKQRGQSHWIKRTTLVDSRTSVTDVKFAPKHMGLMLTTCSADGVVRIYEAPDVMNLSQWSLQHEISCKLSCSCISWNPSSSRAHPPMIAVGSDDSNVTYSGKVQIYEYNENTRKYAKAETLMTVTDPVHDIAFAPNLGRSFHVLAIATKDVRIFKLIPMRRESANSSGPTKFEVQVMAQFDSHNSQVWRVSWNITSTLLASSGDDGCVRLWKANYMDNWKCTGILRGDGSPVNGSSGHAAALSAVGIPGAAQMVVGAASAGRYFFPHLDSPRAGSRLAHLLPPPSLIEQIYEPDPSHAPQLRQRHAANSIIQPAEHD from the exons ATGTTCGTGGCGAAGAGCATCGCAGCGGATCACAAAGATCTGATTCACGATGTTTCTTATGACTTCCACGGTCGGAGGATGGCGACCTGCTCCAGCGACCAGAGCGTCAAG GTCTGGGACAAAGGTGACGACGGAGAATGGCACTGTACTGCTAGCTGGAAG ACCCACAGTGGGTCGGTGTGGAGGGTGACCTGGGCGCACCCTGAGTTCGGTCAGGTGCTGGCGTCTTGCTCCTTCGACCGCACCGCTGCTGTATGGGAGGAGATCGTCGGAGAATCCAATGACAAACAGCGGGGACAAAGTCACTGG ATCAAGAGAACCACGCTGGTGGACAGCCGGACGTCAGTGACCGATGTGAAGTTTGCGCCGAAGCACATGGGCCTGATGCTGACCACCTGCTCTGCAGACGGCGTGGTGCGCATCTACGAGGCCCCTGACGTGATGAACCTCAGCCAGTGGTCACTGCAGCACGAGATCTCCTGCAAGCTGTCCTGCTCCTGCATCTCCTGGAACCCCTCCAG TTCTCGAGCTCATCCTCCAATGATAGCCGTGGGCAGTGACGACAGCAACGTCACATACAGCGGCAAAGTGCAGATCTATGAGTATAATGAAAATACCAG GAAGTATGCCAAAGCAGAGACGTTGATGACTGTGACTGACCCGGTTCATGACATCGCCTTTGCTCCTAATCTGGGGAGATCCTTCCATGTGCTGGCCATAGCCACCAAAGACGTCCGCATTTTCAAACTCATACCTATGAG GAGAGAGAGTGCCAACAGCTCTGGTCCCACTAAGTTTGAGGTGCAGGTGATGGCTCAGTTTGACAGTCATAACTCTCAGGTGTGGCGCGTGAGCTGGAACATCACCAGCACTCTGCTGGCCTCCTCCGGAGACGACGGCTGTGTGCGGCTCTGGAAAG CTAATTACATGGACAACTGGAAGTGCACCGGGATCCTGAGAGGAGACGGCAGCCCAGTGAACGGCTCCTCTGGACACGCTGCAGCTCTGAGCGCGGTGGGCATCCCTGGAGCCGCTCAGATGGTTGTTGGGGCTGCTTCTGCTGGCAG GTACTTCTTCCCTCATTTGGACTCCCCCAGAGCGGGATCTCGCCTGGCCCACCTCCTGCCTCCCCCCTCTCTCATCGAGCAAATATACGAGCCTGATCCGTCCCACGCTCCTCAGCTCCGTCAGCGACACGCGGCCAACTCCATCATTCAACCCGCCGAACACGACTGA
- the seh1l gene encoding nucleoporin SEH1 isoform X2, translating into MFVAKSIAADHKDLIHDVSYDFHGRRMATCSSDQSVKVWDKGDDGEWHCTASWKTHSGSVWRVTWAHPEFGQVLASCSFDRTAAVWEEIVGESNDKQRGQSHWIKRTTLVDSRTSVTDVKFAPKHMGLMLTTCSADGVVRIYEAPDVMNLSQWSLQHEISCKLSCSCISWNPSSSRAHPPMIAVGSDDSNVTYSGKVQIYEYNENTRKYAKAETLMTVTDPVHDIAFAPNLGRSFHVLAIATKDVRIFKLIPMRRESANSSGPTKFEVQVMAQFDSHNSQVWRVSWNITSTLLASSGDDGCVRLWKANYMDNWKCTGILRGDGSPVNGSSGHAAALSAVGIPGAAQMVVGAASAGRKKAQLMPG; encoded by the exons ATGTTCGTGGCGAAGAGCATCGCAGCGGATCACAAAGATCTGATTCACGATGTTTCTTATGACTTCCACGGTCGGAGGATGGCGACCTGCTCCAGCGACCAGAGCGTCAAG GTCTGGGACAAAGGTGACGACGGAGAATGGCACTGTACTGCTAGCTGGAAG ACCCACAGTGGGTCGGTGTGGAGGGTGACCTGGGCGCACCCTGAGTTCGGTCAGGTGCTGGCGTCTTGCTCCTTCGACCGCACCGCTGCTGTATGGGAGGAGATCGTCGGAGAATCCAATGACAAACAGCGGGGACAAAGTCACTGG ATCAAGAGAACCACGCTGGTGGACAGCCGGACGTCAGTGACCGATGTGAAGTTTGCGCCGAAGCACATGGGCCTGATGCTGACCACCTGCTCTGCAGACGGCGTGGTGCGCATCTACGAGGCCCCTGACGTGATGAACCTCAGCCAGTGGTCACTGCAGCACGAGATCTCCTGCAAGCTGTCCTGCTCCTGCATCTCCTGGAACCCCTCCAG TTCTCGAGCTCATCCTCCAATGATAGCCGTGGGCAGTGACGACAGCAACGTCACATACAGCGGCAAAGTGCAGATCTATGAGTATAATGAAAATACCAG GAAGTATGCCAAAGCAGAGACGTTGATGACTGTGACTGACCCGGTTCATGACATCGCCTTTGCTCCTAATCTGGGGAGATCCTTCCATGTGCTGGCCATAGCCACCAAAGACGTCCGCATTTTCAAACTCATACCTATGAG GAGAGAGAGTGCCAACAGCTCTGGTCCCACTAAGTTTGAGGTGCAGGTGATGGCTCAGTTTGACAGTCATAACTCTCAGGTGTGGCGCGTGAGCTGGAACATCACCAGCACTCTGCTGGCCTCCTCCGGAGACGACGGCTGTGTGCGGCTCTGGAAAG CTAATTACATGGACAACTGGAAGTGCACCGGGATCCTGAGAGGAGACGGCAGCCCAGTGAACGGCTCCTCTGGACACGCTGCAGCTCTGAGCGCGGTGGGCATCCCTGGAGCCGCTCAGATGGTTGTTGGGGCTGCTTCTGCTGGCAG aaaaaaagctcAGCTGATGCCAGGCTAA